From a region of the Myroides sp. JBRI-B21084 genome:
- a CDS encoding ATP-binding protein translates to MSNFLGIKRTSLQVRIFIAMIFLTVISSVLIAMVTIYQFKKEARNYHQDRLQRKEDAVNEHVNFILKTTSTEVTTANLPFIFKEKIFELSTIHNIQINIYDLDGKLLISSKGNFIVDKANNSEISPTVLKIIETTSTKKFTDLRIIDGVTYRSAYNYIKDAKFKPLGIISMPIAEEKWFYEKQVNSFLLLFGQIYIFVIILAIILAYILSNYITKSIQLISERIQKTNLNRKNEKIKVQNTSSEIETLINSYNQMVDKLEESAEKLAQSQREMAWREMAKQVAHEIKNPLTPMKLTVQSFQRKFNPTDEKVNEKIKDFCETMVQQIDTMSAVASAFSNFASMPAQQNTQLNIVKVVQLALDIFNEDFIQFQSTEEEIIATFDQSQIIRIINNLVKNAIQAIPTYEPFPHILVKVARIENEVLITISDNGSGIPNDIKDKIFEPKFTTKTSGMGLGLAMIKNMIEAYKGTIHFETTVDKGTTFYVQLPITN, encoded by the coding sequence ATGAGTAACTTTTTGGGCATAAAAAGAACATCTTTACAGGTTAGAATTTTCATAGCCATGATTTTTCTTACCGTAATTTCATCGGTGTTAATTGCCATGGTTACCATTTATCAATTTAAAAAAGAAGCCCGCAACTACCATCAAGATCGCTTACAAAGAAAAGAAGACGCTGTAAACGAACATGTAAATTTCATTTTAAAAACCACTAGCACTGAAGTAACAACAGCCAATTTACCATTTATTTTTAAAGAAAAAATATTTGAACTTTCTACAATTCACAACATACAAATTAACATTTATGATTTAGACGGAAAACTATTAATTTCTTCAAAAGGAAATTTTATAGTTGATAAAGCTAATAATTCTGAAATTTCGCCAACAGTATTAAAAATAATCGAAACAACTAGCACCAAAAAGTTTACCGATCTACGCATTATTGATGGCGTTACCTACCGATCTGCTTACAATTATATAAAAGACGCAAAGTTTAAACCATTAGGTATCATTAGCATGCCTATTGCCGAAGAAAAGTGGTTTTACGAAAAACAAGTAAATAGTTTTTTACTGCTGTTTGGTCAGATTTATATTTTTGTAATCATTTTAGCAATTATATTGGCTTACATTTTATCGAACTACATTACAAAATCGATACAATTAATTAGCGAACGTATACAAAAAACGAATCTAAACCGTAAAAACGAAAAAATTAAGGTTCAAAACACATCTTCAGAGATTGAAACTTTAATAAACTCATACAACCAAATGGTTGATAAGTTAGAAGAATCGGCAGAAAAGCTAGCTCAAAGCCAACGCGAAATGGCATGGCGTGAAATGGCAAAACAAGTAGCGCACGAAATTAAAAATCCGTTAACCCCCATGAAACTTACGGTTCAAAGTTTTCAACGAAAATTTAATCCAACAGACGAAAAAGTAAACGAAAAAATAAAAGATTTTTGTGAAACCATGGTTCAACAAATTGATACCATGAGTGCAGTAGCTTCGGCGTTTTCAAATTTTGCATCTATGCCTGCGCAACAAAACACACAATTAAATATTGTAAAAGTAGTTCAGCTTGCTTTAGATATTTTTAACGAAGATTTTATCCAATTTCAATCAACCGAAGAAGAAATCATTGCTACTTTTGATCAATCACAAATAATTCGCATCATTAATAATTTAGTAAAAAACGCCATTCAAGCCATACCAACTTACGAACCTTTTCCGCACATTTTAGTTAAAGTTGCGCGCATTGAAAATGAAGTTTTAATTACCATTTCAGACAATGGCAGCGGAATACCCAACGACATAAAAGATAAAATTTTTGAACCTAAATTCACTACAAAAACAAGCGGTATGGGCTTGGGGTTAGCTATGATAAAAAACATGATTGAAGCCTACAAAGGCACCATACACTTTGAAACAACAGTAGATAAAGGAACTACTTTTTACGTACAATTACCTATTACTAACTAA
- a CDS encoding CopD family protein: protein MYLYLKSLHIIFVVSWFAGLFYIVRLFVYFAEAQLKPTIEKDILSKQYQIMTHRLWYIITFPAAVLTTFFGIWMLFENPALLKMPWMHVKLFFIILLWLYHLKCQQFVNQTKNNNLTKSSSFFRIWNEGATIILFSVVFLVILKNAVNWIYGVLGIVLLSVLLMIGIKFYKKVRSK from the coding sequence ATGTATTTATATTTAAAATCCTTACATATTATTTTTGTTGTATCTTGGTTTGCTGGCTTGTTTTACATTGTACGTTTATTTGTTTATTTTGCCGAAGCGCAACTAAAACCAACAATTGAAAAAGACATACTTAGTAAACAATACCAAATAATGACACACAGATTGTGGTACATTATTACGTTTCCTGCAGCTGTTTTAACCACATTCTTCGGAATTTGGATGCTTTTTGAAAACCCTGCGCTGTTAAAAATGCCTTGGATGCACGTAAAATTATTTTTTATAATACTTTTATGGTTGTATCATTTAAAATGCCAACAATTTGTAAATCAAACAAAAAACAACAACTTAACCAAATCAAGTTCGTTTTTTAGAATTTGGAACGAAGGGGCAACCATTATTTTATTTTCGGTGGTTTTTTTAGTAATTTTAAAAAACGCAGTTAATTGGATATATGGCGTTTTAGGAATTGTGTTACTATCGGTTTTATTAATGATAGGTATTAAATTTTACAAAAAAGTTCGAAGCAAATAA
- the hemH gene encoding ferrochelatase: MKGVLLVNLGSPDSPTKKDVKTYLDQFLMDERVIDVPYLLRLFLVKGIILNTRPKKSAAAYQKIWWPEGSPLIVLSRRLQNKLQNLVNVPVELAMRYGNPSIEAGLNSLHQQGVTEVLILPLYPQFAMATTETILVLAEEIRQKKFPSMSFTTVPAFYNKPDYIENLAASIKNALANFNADYVLFSYHGVPERHIKKSDVTKSHCQINGTCCNTPSKAHEFCYRHQCYETTKQTVKLLGLSDDRYSTSFQSRLGRDPWLQPYTDATIDGLAQKGIKKLAVVTPAFVSDCLETLEEIGMEAAHSFKENGGDEFLSIPCLNDNDDWVKTLSIWVENWATKK, translated from the coding sequence ATGAAAGGAGTTTTACTTGTAAATTTAGGTTCGCCTGATTCGCCAACAAAAAAAGATGTAAAAACATATTTAGATCAATTTTTAATGGATGAACGTGTAATAGATGTCCCTTATTTATTGCGCTTATTTTTAGTAAAAGGAATTATTTTAAATACACGTCCAAAAAAATCGGCAGCGGCGTATCAAAAAATTTGGTGGCCCGAAGGTTCACCTTTAATTGTACTTTCGCGCAGGTTGCAAAACAAATTACAAAACTTAGTGAATGTGCCCGTTGAGCTAGCTATGCGTTACGGCAACCCAAGTATTGAGGCTGGTTTAAACAGCTTACACCAACAAGGTGTTACCGAAGTACTAATTTTGCCTTTGTATCCGCAATTTGCAATGGCAACTACCGAAACTATTTTAGTCTTGGCCGAAGAAATTCGTCAGAAAAAATTCCCAAGCATGTCGTTCACTACGGTTCCTGCTTTTTACAACAAACCTGATTATATTGAGAACTTAGCAGCTTCAATAAAAAATGCATTAGCAAATTTCAATGCCGATTATGTTTTGTTTTCTTATCATGGAGTGCCTGAACGCCACATAAAAAAATCAGATGTAACCAAATCACATTGCCAAATAAACGGAACCTGCTGTAACACACCATCAAAAGCACATGAGTTTTGTTACCGTCACCAATGTTACGAAACCACAAAACAAACCGTAAAACTTTTAGGTTTAAGTGACGATAGATACAGCACATCGTTTCAATCGCGTTTAGGTCGCGATCCGTGGTTGCAACCGTACACAGATGCTACTATTGATGGTTTGGCACAGAAAGGCATAAAAAAACTTGCCGTTGTAACCCCAGCTTTTGTAAGCGATTGTTTAGAAACCTTAGAAGAAATTGGTATGGAAGCTGCTCACAGTTTTAAAGAAAACGGTGGCGATGAATTTTTATCAATACCGTGTTTAAACGATAACGATGATTGGGTAAAAACACTAAGTATTTGGGTTGAAAACTGGGCAACTAAAAAATAA
- a CDS encoding AraC family transcriptional regulator, whose amino-acid sequence MSTQEDVILEDDFICIRLKNESDDLQIVTKDLSNEVLQFHFILKGNGVFRFNNGTYEMPVNEESCLTLYNPQKNLPINLALQPHSWIISIIISLKKFHNLFSTEAEFIPFLNKDTINRKHYAQSSITPSMAVVLYQIMNFNLHSSVKTLYYKAKVYELLSLLFNKPEGDEDESCPFKTDEVEIIKIKQAKDILLKNMAEPPTLQKLADEVGLNIKKLKLGFKQVYGDTVYGFLFDYKMEYARKLLDSGTYNVNEVGNRIGYSTASHFIAAFKKKFGTTPKKYLMSLIN is encoded by the coding sequence ATGAGTACCCAAGAAGATGTTATTTTAGAAGATGATTTTATTTGCATTCGTTTAAAAAACGAAAGCGATGATTTACAAATAGTTACAAAAGATTTAAGTAATGAAGTACTTCAATTTCATTTTATACTAAAAGGTAATGGCGTGTTTCGTTTTAACAATGGCACATATGAAATGCCAGTTAATGAAGAAAGTTGCTTAACGCTATACAATCCTCAAAAAAATTTACCAATTAACTTAGCATTACAGCCGCATTCTTGGATTATTTCTATAATAATATCATTAAAAAAATTCCACAATCTTTTTTCAACCGAAGCTGAATTTATTCCCTTCTTAAATAAAGATACTATAAATCGTAAACATTACGCACAAAGCAGCATTACCCCTTCTATGGCTGTTGTTTTATATCAGATAATGAATTTTAACTTACATTCATCGGTTAAAACATTGTATTACAAAGCCAAAGTTTATGAACTTTTAAGCTTACTGTTTAATAAACCCGAAGGAGACGAAGATGAAAGTTGTCCGTTTAAAACTGATGAGGTTGAAATAATTAAAATTAAACAAGCTAAAGATATTCTATTAAAAAACATGGCCGAACCGCCAACTTTGCAAAAACTTGCCGATGAAGTTGGTCTTAATATTAAAAAGCTAAAATTAGGTTTTAAGCAAGTGTATGGCGATACTGTTTATGGCTTTTTGTTTGATTACAAAATGGAATATGCACGCAAATTACTAGATAGTGGTACATATAACGTAAACGAGGTTGGCAACCGTATTGGTTACAGTACAGCAAGCCATTTTATTGCTGCTTTTAAAAAGAAATTTGGCACAACACCTAAAAAATACCTAATGTCACTAATTAATTAA
- the hemA gene encoding glutamyl-tRNA reductase: MKNNNDTKPLHFYVVGLNYKKADAEMRGKFSLSEQAKLNLLDDARRQGIVSVMAISTCNRTELYGFAEHPFQLISLLCTHSNGTVDDFQQVAYVHKNNEAVTHLFKVGTGMDSQILGDFEIISQVKNGFIAAREKGLANNYFERLVNSVIQASKRIKNETEISSGATSVSFASVHYIINNVPNIKDKNILLFGTGKIGRNTCENLVKHSKNSHITLINRTIDKAQKIAGKFNLIVKDYADLQAEIQNTDVLIVATGAQNPTIDKELLNLKKPLLILDLSIPKNVNQNVLDVNGVELIHLDTLSQMTDDTLEKRKQYVPQAMAIIDEIKHEFITWTQARKFAPTIHALKAKLEEMQQNELKYHKKKLDNFNEAQAEIITSRLIQKITTQFANHLKDDATEVDESIEWIGKVFQLESLQND; this comes from the coding sequence ATGAAAAACAATAACGATACAAAACCACTGCATTTTTATGTAGTTGGTTTAAATTATAAAAAAGCCGATGCAGAAATGCGCGGCAAATTTAGTTTAAGCGAACAAGCTAAATTAAATTTGCTAGACGATGCCCGCAGACAGGGAATAGTTTCGGTTATGGCAATTTCTACTTGTAATAGAACCGAATTGTATGGTTTTGCAGAACACCCTTTTCAATTAATTTCACTTTTATGCACCCACAGTAATGGTACTGTTGACGATTTTCAGCAAGTAGCATATGTGCATAAAAACAACGAGGCTGTAACACACCTTTTTAAGGTGGGTACAGGCATGGATAGCCAAATTTTAGGCGATTTTGAAATTATAAGCCAAGTTAAAAATGGATTTATAGCTGCACGTGAAAAAGGTTTGGCTAATAATTATTTTGAACGTTTGGTAAACTCGGTAATACAAGCAAGCAAACGTATAAAAAACGAAACCGAAATAAGTTCAGGAGCAACATCAGTTTCGTTTGCATCGGTACATTATATCATAAACAATGTACCTAACATTAAAGATAAAAACATTTTGTTGTTTGGTACAGGAAAAATAGGAAGAAATACGTGCGAAAATTTAGTAAAACATTCTAAAAACAGCCATATTACATTAATAAACCGTACCATTGATAAAGCTCAAAAAATAGCAGGAAAATTTAATTTAATAGTTAAAGATTATGCTGATTTACAAGCCGAAATTCAAAATACCGATGTTTTAATTGTTGCTACTGGTGCGCAAAATCCTACAATTGATAAAGAATTATTAAATTTAAAAAAGCCATTGCTAATTTTAGATTTATCTATTCCTAAAAATGTAAACCAGAATGTGTTAGATGTTAATGGGGTAGAGTTGATACATTTAGATACTTTATCACAAATGACCGATGATACACTTGAAAAACGCAAACAATACGTGCCGCAAGCAATGGCTATTATCGATGAAATTAAGCACGAATTTATCACATGGACACAAGCTCGTAAATTTGCACCAACCATACACGCTTTAAAAGCAAAATTGGAAGAAATGCAACAAAACGAACTTAAATACCACAAGAAGAAATTAGATAATTTTAACGAAGCACAGGCCGAAATAATTACAAGCCGACTTATTCAAAAAATTACTACACAATTCGCCAATCATTTAAAAGACGATGCAACCGAAGTAGATGAAAGTATTGAATGGATTGGGAAAGTATTTCAATTAGAATCTTTACAAAATGACTAA
- the hemC gene encoding hydroxymethylbilane synthase, with amino-acid sequence MTKTIRIGTRDSELALWQANTVAKKLNDLGCKTEIVAVKSDGDILLDKPLYELGITGIFTKTLDVAMITGQVDIAVHSMKDVPTALPKGIVQAAVLKRANVLDILVHKGTLDFLKTNGTIATGSLRRQAQWLNKYPNHKVVDLRGNVNTRMKKLKDNDWNGAVFAAAGLERINLKPSQFIDLDWMIPAPAQGAMLVVAMENDTYALDILAQLNDVETEICTHIERQFLRTLEGGCTAPIGAFAKYNEVDDTIHFQGVLFSIDGSQKFEVNKIVPIEEWKKLGFFSAQEILENGGSTLMSQIREQLKTK; translated from the coding sequence ATGACTAAAACCATACGAATTGGTACACGCGATAGCGAATTAGCTTTGTGGCAAGCCAATACAGTAGCAAAAAAACTAAACGATTTAGGCTGTAAAACTGAAATAGTTGCGGTAAAATCAGACGGAGATATTCTATTAGATAAACCTTTATACGAATTAGGAATAACAGGTATCTTTACAAAAACACTTGATGTGGCAATGATTACCGGCCAGGTTGATATTGCGGTGCATTCTATGAAAGATGTACCTACTGCTTTACCTAAAGGTATTGTGCAAGCTGCTGTTTTAAAGCGTGCAAATGTATTAGATATTTTGGTTCATAAAGGTACTCTTGATTTTTTAAAAACCAACGGTACAATTGCCACCGGAAGTTTACGCCGTCAGGCACAATGGCTTAACAAATACCCCAATCATAAAGTGGTAGATTTACGTGGAAACGTAAATACCCGAATGAAAAAACTTAAAGATAACGATTGGAACGGAGCTGTTTTTGCTGCCGCTGGTTTAGAAAGAATCAATTTAAAACCTAGTCAATTTATAGATTTAGATTGGATGATTCCTGCGCCAGCTCAAGGTGCTATGCTTGTTGTTGCTATGGAAAATGACACATATGCTTTAGATATATTAGCACAACTAAACGATGTAGAAACTGAAATATGTACACATATTGAACGACAGTTTTTAAGAACGTTAGAAGGAGGCTGTACCGCACCAATTGGAGCTTTTGCAAAATACAATGAAGTTGATGATACCATTCACTTTCAAGGTGTTTTATTTTCGATTGATGGATCGCAAAAATTTGAAGTAAACAAAATTGTTCCAATCGAAGAATGGAAAAAATTAGGTTTTTTTAGCGCTCAAGAAATTTTAGAAAATGGTGGAAGTACGCTAATGAGTCAAATTCGCGAACAATTAAAAACAAAATAG
- a CDS encoding uroporphyrinogen-III synthase, with the protein MNNKICVLSTKVLTINQKQFLLNAGFSVIHANFIKIEFLSFQLKAIPTLLVFTSQNAVKSVMQNENVEKLKHIPVVCVGVNTKQLLQENGFTVLECEDYAENLAPIIQKKYVLEHIAFFAGNIRRNVLPNAFQNSRILFNEYTVYQNTANSKEVKAKINGILFFSPSAIQSYLQHNSITNQTCFCIGTTTAEALNGITTNVVIANKQTIENVIIQCINYYK; encoded by the coding sequence ATGAACAACAAAATCTGTGTTTTATCTACAAAAGTGCTGACAATCAATCAAAAACAGTTTTTGTTAAATGCAGGTTTTTCTGTTATTCATGCCAATTTTATTAAAATAGAATTTCTTTCGTTTCAATTAAAAGCCATTCCAACATTATTGGTTTTTACATCGCAAAATGCCGTAAAAAGTGTGATGCAGAATGAAAATGTTGAAAAATTGAAACACATCCCAGTGGTTTGTGTAGGGGTAAATACCAAGCAATTGTTGCAAGAAAATGGTTTTACAGTATTAGAATGTGAAGATTATGCTGAAAATTTAGCGCCAATTATTCAGAAAAAATATGTGTTAGAACATATTGCTTTTTTTGCAGGAAATATACGACGAAATGTATTGCCAAATGCCTTTCAAAATTCCCGAATTTTGTTTAATGAATATACAGTGTATCAAAACACTGCAAATTCAAAAGAAGTTAAAGCTAAAATAAATGGTATACTGTTTTTTAGTCCATCGGCAATTCAAAGTTATCTTCAACACAACTCAATAACAAATCAAACGTGTTTCTGTATAGGTACTACAACAGCCGAAGCTTTAAACGGAATAACAACCAATGTTGTTATTGCTAATAAGCAAACAATAGAAAACGTAATTATACAGTGCATAAATTATTATAAATAG
- the hemE gene encoding uroporphyrinogen decarboxylase, whose translation MIKNDLFLKALKGETVQRPPVWMMRQAGRYLPEFRALRDKYDFFTRCETPELAAEITVQPIRRIAPDAAILFSDILVVPRAMGIHVELKDNLGPQIPNPIRTMEQVNQVYVPDVNETLGYVFDAVKLTKEMLNDEVPLIGFAGSPWTIFCYAVEGKGSKSFDTAKGFCFSNPLAAHTLLQKITDTTILYLKEKVKAGVNAVQIFDSWGGMLSPTDYQEFSWKYINQIVEALAEITPVIVFGKGCWFALNEMGKSKASALGVDWTCTARNARYLSGGNITLQGNFDPSRLLSPIPTIKKMVHEMIDEFGKDKYIVNLGHGILPNIPVDHAKAFIDAVKEYNQ comes from the coding sequence ATGATAAAAAACGACCTATTTTTAAAAGCATTAAAAGGAGAAACTGTTCAACGTCCACCGGTATGGATGATGCGTCAGGCAGGAAGATATTTACCAGAATTTAGAGCCTTGCGCGACAAATATGATTTCTTCACACGTTGTGAAACCCCTGAATTAGCTGCCGAAATCACCGTGCAACCTATTCGTCGTATTGCTCCGGATGCAGCAATCTTGTTTTCGGATATTTTGGTAGTACCAAGAGCCATGGGAATTCACGTAGAATTGAAAGATAATTTAGGTCCACAAATTCCAAATCCAATTCGTACCATGGAACAGGTAAATCAAGTGTATGTTCCGGATGTAAATGAGACTTTAGGATACGTTTTTGATGCGGTAAAATTAACCAAAGAAATGCTGAATGACGAAGTGCCTTTAATTGGTTTCGCAGGATCACCTTGGACTATTTTCTGTTATGCTGTAGAAGGAAAAGGTTCGAAAAGCTTTGATACGGCTAAAGGATTTTGTTTCTCAAACCCGCTAGCAGCACATACTTTATTACAAAAAATCACCGATACCACCATTTTATACTTAAAAGAAAAAGTGAAAGCAGGTGTAAATGCCGTTCAAATTTTTGATTCTTGGGGAGGAATGCTTTCTCCAACCGATTATCAAGAATTTTCATGGAAATACATCAACCAAATTGTAGAAGCTTTAGCTGAAATTACACCAGTTATTGTTTTTGGAAAAGGATGTTGGTTTGCTTTGAACGAAATGGGGAAAAGTAAAGCCTCTGCACTTGGTGTAGACTGGACTTGTACCGCCAGAAATGCCCGTTATTTATCAGGTGGAAATATTACTTTACAAGGAAATTTCGATCCATCAAGATTGCTTTCGCCAATTCCAACCATTAAAAAAATGGTGCATGAAATGATTGACGAATTCGGAAAAGACAAATACATCGTAAACTTGGGTCACGGAATTTTACCAAATATTCCGGTAGATCACGCCAAAGCGTTTATTGATGCCGTGAAAGAATATAATCAGTAG
- a CDS encoding transposase → MKIEILERDSYYHIYNRGINSTSIFFNDDNNCLFLKQLSKYLTDKISIFAYCLMDNHFHLIIKLNDDEKIVTQAFSNFFNSYVKAVNKQNDRTGSLFEKHFKRIKLNDENYLKQLILYVHLNPKHHLDVNFKEYKFSSYQSSISTKETKIDRDEVLRLFGGLENFVFCHSQKNDLLTEKHTFE, encoded by the coding sequence ATGAAAATAGAAATTTTAGAAAGAGACAGTTATTATCACATTTACAATAGAGGAATAAATAGCACCTCAATTTTTTTTAATGATGATAATAACTGTCTCTTTCTAAAACAGTTAAGTAAATATTTAACTGATAAAATTTCAATATTTGCTTATTGTTTGATGGATAATCATTTTCATTTAATTATAAAACTAAATGATGATGAAAAAATTGTAACACAAGCTTTTTCTAATTTTTTCAATTCATATGTAAAAGCTGTTAACAAGCAAAATGACAGAACCGGAAGTCTTTTTGAAAAACATTTCAAAAGGATAAAATTGAATGATGAAAATTATTTAAAACAATTAATTCTATATGTTCATTTAAACCCTAAACATCATTTAGATGTGAATTTTAAAGAATATAAATTTTCTTCCTATCAATCATCTATTTCCACAAAAGAAACAAAAATAGATAGAGATGAAGTTTTAAGATTATTCGGAGGTTTGGAAAATTTTGTTTTTTGTCATAGTCAGAAAAACGATTTATTGACTGAAAAACATACTTTTGAATGA
- the hemF gene encoding oxygen-dependent coproporphyrinogen oxidase — protein sequence MKNKFYQYIQTLQDQIVAGLEAVDGQAKFKEDLWKRPEGGGGRTRVIENGAVFEKGGVNISAVHGKLPDSMQKLFNVGEADFFACGLSLVIHPKSPMVPTVHANWRYFEMYDDNGNVIQQWFGGGQDLTPYYLFEEDAIHFHQTCKTACDKHNPEFYPKYKKQCDGYFWNTHRNEARGIGGLFFDYCKATEQMSMENWYDFVTEVGNSFLEAYVPIVKRRKELPFTPEQKTWQEIRRGRYVEFNLVHDKGTLFGLKTNGRIESILMSLPPHVQWVYDHHPEAGSEEEKLIKVLEKPVDWV from the coding sequence ATGAAAAATAAATTTTACCAATACATACAAACACTTCAGGATCAAATAGTAGCTGGTTTGGAAGCAGTTGACGGTCAGGCCAAGTTTAAAGAAGATCTTTGGAAACGACCGGAAGGCGGTGGCGGAAGAACCCGTGTAATTGAAAACGGTGCCGTTTTTGAAAAAGGCGGAGTCAACATCTCTGCTGTTCACGGAAAATTACCCGATTCCATGCAAAAACTATTTAACGTAGGCGAAGCTGATTTTTTTGCCTGCGGACTGAGTTTGGTTATTCATCCTAAAAGCCCAATGGTGCCAACGGTTCATGCCAACTGGCGTTATTTTGAAATGTATGATGACAATGGAAATGTTATTCAGCAGTGGTTTGGCGGCGGACAAGATTTGACGCCATATTACCTGTTTGAAGAAGATGCCATTCATTTTCATCAAACGTGTAAAACCGCTTGTGACAAGCACAATCCGGAATTTTATCCCAAATATAAAAAACAATGTGATGGGTATTTCTGGAATACTCATCGCAATGAAGCCCGTGGAATAGGGGGATTATTCTTTGATTATTGCAAAGCAACAGAACAAATGTCAATGGAAAATTGGTACGACTTCGTTACAGAGGTTGGAAACAGTTTCTTGGAAGCTTATGTGCCAATTGTAAAACGAAGAAAAGAATTGCCTTTTACCCCAGAACAAAAAACATGGCAGGAAATCCGTCGTGGTCGTTATGTCGAATTCAATTTGGTTCATGACAAAGGCACCTTATTTGGTTTAAAAACCAATGGTCGAATTGAATCTATTTTGATGAGTTTGCCTCCACATGTGCAATGGGTATACGACCATCATCCGGAAGCTGGAAGCGAAGAAGAAAAATTAATTAAAGTATTAGAAAAACCTGTTGATTGGGTATAA
- a CDS encoding four helix bundle protein has protein sequence MKDYRNFTVWQKSHQLTLDVYNILNTFPKEELFGLTSQMKRSASSIPTNIAEGCGRNTDKDFARFLIIAFGSANELEYQFILSTDLNFINKESSEKLLSQIEEIKKMLNSLISKLNN, from the coding sequence ATGAAAGATTATAGAAATTTTACAGTTTGGCAAAAATCACATCAATTAACACTTGACGTTTATAATATATTAAATACTTTTCCAAAAGAAGAACTTTTTGGCTTAACCAGTCAAATGAAAAGATCCGCAAGTTCAATACCAACTAATATTGCGGAAGGTTGCGGTAGAAATACAGATAAAGATTTTGCGAGATTTTTAATAATTGCGTTTGGATCTGCAAATGAATTAGAATATCAATTTATATTGAGTACTGATTTAAATTTCATCAATAAAGAATCAAGTGAAAAACTATTATCCCAAATTGAAGAAATTAAAAAAATGCTAAATAGTTTAATTTCAAAATTAAATAATTAA
- the hemB gene encoding porphobilinogen synthase — protein sequence MFPLQRGRRLRVNESIRSLVRETTLSPSDFMFPMFIAEGENVKVEIPSMPGIFRRSVDLTVEEVKELFTLGIRAVNIYVKVDEKLKDNAGTEAWNPNGLMQNAIRAIKAACPEMIVLPDVALDPYSIYGHDGIITDGDVENDATNDALVKMAISHAEAGADFVAPSDMMDGRVLRLRQGLDAAGFHNVGIMSYSAKYASAFYGPFRDALDSAPKEADVVVPKDKKTYQMDYANRIEAVKEALWDVEEGADMVMVKPGIAYLDIVREVKNAVNVPVTVYHVSGEYAMIKAAAEKGWLDNDKIMMEQLMCIKRAGASLISTYFAKEAAILLKKI from the coding sequence ATGTTCCCATTACAACGAGGCCGTCGTTTAAGAGTAAACGAATCGATTAGAAGTTTAGTTAGAGAAACAACCTTAAGTCCAAGTGATTTTATGTTTCCAATGTTTATTGCCGAAGGCGAAAACGTAAAAGTCGAAATCCCTTCGATGCCGGGTATTTTTCGTCGTTCGGTTGATTTAACCGTTGAAGAAGTCAAAGAACTTTTCACTTTGGGTATTCGCGCAGTAAACATCTATGTAAAAGTAGACGAAAAACTTAAAGATAATGCCGGGACCGAAGCCTGGAATCCAAATGGATTGATGCAAAATGCTATTCGCGCTATCAAAGCTGCCTGTCCGGAAATGATTGTATTGCCCGATGTAGCTTTGGACCCCTACTCTATTTACGGACATGACGGAATCATTACCGATGGCGATGTTGAAAACGATGCGACCAACGATGCTTTGGTAAAAATGGCAATTTCACATGCTGAGGCCGGAGCCGATTTTGTTGCACCATCTGATATGATGGACGGAAGAGTATTACGATTACGTCAAGGACTGGATGCTGCTGGTTTTCATAATGTAGGTATCATGAGTTATTCGGCTAAGTATGCTTCGGCATTTTACGGGCCATTTAGAGACGCTCTGGACTCCGCTCCCAAAGAAGCCGATGTCGTAGTGCCAAAAGACAAAAAAACCTACCAAATGGATTATGCCAATCGCATTGAAGCGGTCAAAGAAGCCCTATGGGACGTTGAAGAAGGCGCCGATATGGTGATGGTAAAACCCGGAATTGCCTATTTAGACATCGTTAGAGAGGTTAAAAACGCTGTTAATGTACCAGTAACTGTTTACCATGTTTCAGGCGAATATGCGATGATAAAAGCAGCTGCCGAAAAAGGCTGGCTAGACAATGACAAAATCATGATGGAGCAATTAATGTGTATTAAAAGAGCCGGAGCGAGTTTGATTTCGACCTATTTTGCTAAAGAAGCCGCAATTTTATTAAAAAAAATCTAA